In Pochonia chlamydosporia 170 chromosome 3, whole genome shotgun sequence, the following are encoded in one genomic region:
- a CDS encoding anucleate primary sterigmata protein A (similar to Aspergillus terreus NIH2624 XP_001216979.1) — MASSLATDKRPDLPVPGEGDAADDPFVTDSASIAHHRFSNFDQELFAAGPGSSPRQARRALEAHLAETDRRLDEAGKLGTSLVAQRKLLAERLQEVQKLQAEGELGPDLRKKLVEIEREYNDLARESARVFLPKQRVPSNEAHAGSPFVPDGRSGRRSVSPSKFESQATGSPTKLSVPNRKIRNQPSNRVHDIEFAAEISTSLIAQVRNLQALLSERDDELKGAQSEKARLEIESESLQQRLKTLDESEHRYKEENWNLETRLQEIAAQQKEAADREKKLTQALNLSNSEKTSVQKELDDAKLSHSKLAEEHAAAVKHLDIELGTAKRNMVMADSERAAMQRKIEDLTNQNQELARAFSSQRGRTIERESLSGLSEDDFETATDNITPEHSPPPSPVKGTPRHAMLETETIKSSLHHAQRTIQSQRNQLHREKTEKLELRRIIQDLRDDLEKARNDANGSSNPRRSRKVDSKEFKKPSRLLGSLRSSRHEILMDDPDWEDNADISPPGTSGSGSHRNGERPNPTDTSDHFETANEASESAFETANERATETEDFQTGNEALSGSDDDNETETESASRGFGRMKRPPSLPAGLARAGNRDSFHSTASTSADEDELADLRTPTGTISSQRSRFRLSRNPFSRGSRQNSEEPNLRSSPASYTSGGTPQTGGQSLFAELQDFGSDDESLGAATPSRRSVRSVTPGSVRRTMSPPPAVPELPKVIMVDSGVMTDPVKITPEVYEERGERPVSMESVVRTGDRLSTSWRTSHRIDTDFSRPVSTFSYSDASMQYEQDMARKLAEFPVPPTSPPHANPPTPPSLGLSQILSENVEPREEIIVPPTPPTLRLTSLAMEHVEPRLEPEVPQPELTLSHITTQALEPIAEPVTPQPRLTMTSVSTQAVEPVAIPPAILTLSGIAMEAWEPIAEPESETALLAPVVAAVDREIETSPPALTMSSIYAENLEPREEPVVLATPPSLQFSGISTQNVEPVSIPPPVQPTLALSSIVAQHTQPIMELPPPPPALVLSTISAEHVEPLVIIPDAPALPSFGFSTIESIETRPMSPRSPRRDAFILPRDDVYGERETHLPETPTDKMFGSVISRGKKRDITPIIAEDDTRQSPSNSPDAGTPESQRPFKEISANTNFRPTRKPSVPTNDQAAQTSLTAGAIDQLLKSDSQRSFGHGKNSSIGSIGTPDTTGTVRIHRSQESLNSPIRPKGKTTDDSVFDMPTLVRPGSAASGKGSFRDAPPLPSNHRQMIEAARSGSSHGQQPGSMGPPLWPASAMKHRPQTPSQQGPISSGRGTPTPRAARSGSVQHGTAEISTNGRLTAQSRRSSVSSFASELDTRFNIRPGEMGIDPTGFGPNTDPRMIQAITQTMIGEFLWKYTRKTGRGELSENRHRRYFWVHPYTRTLYWSDNDPSTAGRSELKAKSVPIEAVRVVTDDNPMPPGLHRKSLIIISPGRTIKFTCTTGQRHETWFNALSYLLLRTGQDHHVDAEEVAGHITQEDVDEFNPQVGRRPANDSRAQVAASLSSYNSRTTRNESPAVRVSMNVPTLTPSSNQKHASTTSRISTGTLNKLSGYWRSGAPKLSGTLSSLRGRGASSQNWDIYEASEVHDSAEDLREMIERQDRESDRLENVRACCDGKHDVGNLPHTSRRGRGHGSHSHPGQSVANTPMASMRSRA; from the exons ATGGCTTCGTCTCTAGCCACCGACAAGCGTCCGGATCTCCCAGTTCCCGGTGAAGGAGATGCCGCCGACGACCCTTTCGTTACCGACTCTGCCTCAATCGCTCATCACCGGTTCTCCAATTTCGACCAGGAACTATTTGCTGCTGGGCCGGGCTCTTCACCTAGACAAGCCAGGAGAGCACTAGAAGCCCATCTCGCAGAAACGGACCGTCGTTTAGATGAGGCTGGGAAACTGGGCACATCTCTCGTCGCCCAGCGCAAACTTTTGGCTGAACGACTACAAGAGGTGCAGAAGCTTCAAGCTGAAGGCGAGCTTGGCCCGGATTTGCGCAAGAAGCTTGTGGAAATCGAACGCGAGTACAATGATTTAGCCAGAGAGTCTGCTCGGGTATTTCTTCCAAAACAGAGAGTACCAAGCAACGAGGCTCACGCGGGCTCACCTTTTGTTCCTGATGGGCGCAGTGGAAGG CGTTCCGTAAGCCCTTCCAAATTTGAAAGCCAAGCTACTGGATCTCCGACAAAGCTCAGCGTCCCGAATCGCAAGATCAGAAACCAGCCATCGAATCGAGTTCACGACATTGAGTTTGCCGCTGAAATTAGCACATCCCTTATTGCGCAAGTCAGAAATCTGCAAGCATTACTTTCCGAACGCGATGACGAACTCAAGGGAGCCCAATCGGAAAAAGCCAGGCTCGAGATTGAATCAGAGAGCTTACAACAGCGTCTGAAGACATTGGATGAGAGCGAGCATCGGTACAAAGAGGAGAATTGGAACCTCGAGACCCGTCTCCAGGAAATAGCCGCGCAGCAAAAAGAGGCCGCTGATcgggagaagaagcttacTCAGGCTTTGAACTTGTCCAACTCCGAGAAGACTTCAGTACAGAAGGAACTagatgatgccaaactgTCTCATTCCAAACTGGCAGAGGAGCATGCGGCTGCTGTGAAGCATCTAGACATCGAACTGGGTACTGCTAAGCgcaacatggtcatggccGATAGCGAGAGAGCAGCCATGCAACGCAAGATAGAGGACCTGACCAACCAGAACCAAGAGCTTGCGAGGGCCTTTTCATCACAACGGGGACGAACAATAGAAAGGGAATCACTGTCAGGGTTGAGTGAAGATGACTTTGAAACTGCTACTGATAACATCACACCCGAGCACTCACCACCGCCCTCTCCAGTAAAAGGCACTCCTCGTCACGCAATGCTCGAGACCGAGACTATCAAATCGTCTCTTCATCATGCGCAGCGAACAATCCAGAGCCAACGAAACCAACTCCACCGAGAAAAGACCGAAAAGCTGGAGCTACGCCGAATCATTCAGGATCTCCGAGATGACCTGGAAAAGGCGAGAAACGATGCGAATGGATCCTCAAATCCCCGACGTAGCCGTAAGGTAGACTCAAAGGAGTTCAAGAAGCCTAGTCGCTTGTTAGGCAGCCTTCGGTCCAGTAGACATGAGATCTTGATGGATGACCCCGATTGGGAGGACAATGCTGATATATCTCCGCCTGGTACTTCTGGCAGTGGATCTCATCGTAACGGAGAGAGACCTAACCCGACTGATACAAGTGATCACTTCGAAACTGCAAATGAGGCTAGCGAATCCGCCTTTGAGACTGCCAATGAGCGTGCTACCGAGACTGAAGACTTTCAAACTGGAAATGAGGCTCTATCTGGCAGTGACGATGACAATGAGACGGAGACTGAGAGTGCCTCTAGAGGTTTTGGCAGGATGAAGAGACCTCCTAGCCTCCCCGCCGGCTTGGCTAGAGCAGGTAACCGGGACTCATTTCACAGCACTGCCTCTACGTCAGCGGATGAAGATGAACTCGCCGATTTGCGCACACCAACGGGAACAATCTCATCACAAAGAAGCCGGTTTAGACTCAGCCGGAACCCATTTTCTCGTGGTTCGAGGCAAAACAGTGAGGAGCCGAATCTTCGAAGCAGCCCAGCCAGCTATACCAGCGGTGGTACGCCCCAAACCGGCGGCCAGAGCCTCTTTGCAGAACTTCAAGACTTTGGTAGCGACGATGAGTCTCTTGGCGCTGCTACACCAAGCCGCAGAAGTGTTCGATCCGTTACGCCCGGATCAGTCCGTCGAACCATGTCGCCACCTCCTGCGGTACCAGAACTACCAAAGGTAATCATGGTTGACAGCGGTGTCATGACAGACCCGGTCAAGATTACTCCAGAGGTCTACGAGGAACGTGGTGAGAGACCAGTGTCTATGGAATCAGTTGTACGGACTGGAGACCGATTGTCTACATCTTGGCGAACAAGCCACAGAATAGACACAGACTTCTCTCGGCCGGTTTCCACATTCTCGTACAGCGATGCTAGTATGCAGTATGAGCAGGATATGGCACGCAAGCTGGCTGAGTTCCCTGTACCGCCGACCTCACCTCCTCATGCCAATccgccaacaccaccttCACTTGGATTATCGCAAATTCTATCCGAAAACGTTGAACCAAGGGAGGAGATCATAGTTCCACCGACACCACCAACTCTACGTCTGACATCTCTCGCCATGGAGCATGTCGAGCCGAGGCTCGAACCTGAAGTGCCGCAACCTGAATTGACATTGTCACATATCACCACCCAGGCATTGGAACCAATTGCCGAACCAGTTACTCCTCAACCGCGACTAACAATGACGTCTGTCTCGACGCAAGCGGTTGAGCCTGTTGCAATTCCACCAGCCATCTTGACCTTGTCTGGCattgcaatggaagcatgGGAGCCTATCGCAGAACCAGAATCCGAGACTGCGCTTCTAGCTCCAGTCGTCGCGGCTGTTGACCGGGAAATCGAAACTTCCCCGCCAGCTTTAACAATGTCTTCGATATATGCAGAAAATCTGGAGCCAAGAGAGGAGCCGGTTGTATTGGCAACACCGCCAAGTTTGCAATTTTCGGGGATTTCCACCCAGAATGTCGAACCTGTTTCAATTCCACCCCCAGTGCAACCAACCCTTGCTCTGTCATCCATTGTTGCGCAACATACGCAGCCGATCATGGAGCTACCGCCTCCCCCGCCTGCACTCGTTTTGTCTACAATTTCTGCTGAGCATGTAGAGCCACTGGTTATCATTCCCGATGCCCCAGCTTTGCCGAGCTTCGGCTTTTCTACCATCGAGTCGATTGAGACTCGCCCAATGTCTCCTCGTAGTCCACGAAGGGATGCGTTCATTCTCCCCAGAGACGATGTGTATGGAGAGAGGGAGACTCATTTGCCAGAGACGCCGACTGATAAAATGTTTGGATCTGTCATTTCTCGGGGTAAGAAGAGGGACATCACCCCAATCATTGCTGAAGATGATACGCGACAATCTCCCTCCAACTCGCCTGATGCTGGCACTCCTGAATCACAGCGACCGTTCAAAGAAATTtccgccaacaccaacttccGGCCGACGCGTAAACCGAGTGTTCCCACAAATGACCAAGCTGCCCAGACATCGTTGACTGCTGGTGCTATTGACCAACTTCTCAAGAGTGACTCTCAACGTTCATTTGGTCATGGGAAGAACTCCTCAATTGGGTCCATCGGCACACCTGACACCACTGGCACAGTTCGAATTCACCGGTCCCAGGAAAGTCTCAACTCACCAATACGTCCCAAGGGCAAAACAACCGACGACTCCGTCTTCGACATGCCGACTCTAGTCCGACCCGGAAGCGCAGCTAGCGGGAAGGGCTCCTTCCGTGATGCGCCGCCACTGCCTTCTAACCATCGCCAGATGATCGAAGCAGCTCGCTCAGGCTCATCTCACGGTCAGCAACCGGGTAGCATGGGCCCTCCCCTCTGGCCGGCTTCAGCAATGAAGCATCGACCTCAAACCCCGAGCCAGCAAGGTCCCATCTCATCTGGTCGCGGCACTCCTACTCCGCGGGCGGCCCGCAGCGGATCGGTACAACATGGTACTGCGGAAATAAGCACAAACGGTAGACTAACAGCACAATCAAGGAGATCATCAGTGTCTTCCTTTGCATCCGAACTCGACACTCGATTTAACATCCGACCAGGAGAAATGGGCATAGACCCTACAGGATTTGGCCCCAATACCGATCCTCGTATGATTCAGGCAATTACGCAAACCATGATTGGAGAGTTTCTGTGGAAGTATACTCGAAAGACTGGACGTGGCGAACTGTCTGAAAATCGCCACCGTCGCTACTTCTGGGTTCATCCGTATACCAGGACGTTGTACTGGAGCGACAATGATCCATCTACCGCTGGCAGATCAGAACTCAAGGCAAAGAGTGTTCCCATTGAGGCTGTTCGTGTGGTCACAGATGACAACCCAATGCCCCCGGGACTGCATCGCAAGAGTCTGATCATCATCTCGCCGGGTAGAACTATAAAATTCACATGCACAACTGGACAACGTCACGAAACTTGGTTCAATGCTCTCTCGTACTTATTGCTGAGGACTGGTCAAGATCATCACGTGGATGCGGAGGAGGTCGCCGGGCACATTACTCAAGAAGACGTTGATGAGTTCAACCCACAGGTTGGCCGCCGACCAGCGAATGACTCCAGAGCCCAAGTTGCGGCATCCCTCTCATCGTACAACTCTCGTACGACGCGGAATGAATCCCCAGCCGTTCGGGTGTCGATGAATGTTCCCACTCTGACACCGTCTAGCAATCAAAAACATGCTTCGACGACAAGCAGAATATCGACAGGCACTCTCAACAAACTCAGCGGCTACTGGAGATCAGGTGCGCCAAAGCTCTCGGGAACTCTCTCCAGCCTCCGTGGTCGAGGAGCTAGCAGCCAGAACTGGGACATCTATGAAGCAAGCGAGGTACATGACAGTGCGGAAGATCTACGCGAAATGATTGAGCGCCAGGATAGAGAGTCGGATCGCCTGGAGAATGTCAGAGCTTGCTGCGATGGAAAGCACGACGTTGGGAATCTGCCGCATACCTCACGGAGGGGCCGTGGACATGGCTCACACTCACACCCTGGCCAGTCTGTTGCCAATACGCCAATGGCTTCTATGCGGTCTCGAGCCTAA
- a CDS encoding DNA polymerase zeta catalytic subunit (similar to Aspergillus clavatus NRRL 1 XP_001270698.1), with the protein MSLFRVRLNCIDHYQAAPTRYDPQLRNDVRASQVVKGPKVPVVRIFGSTETGQKVCAHVHGAFPYLYVEYDGDLSPSEVGAYIYRLHLSIDHALAVSYRRDQYGDNAKFVARITLVKGVPFYGFHVGYRFFLKIYMFNPIVMTRLADLLHQGVIMKRKFQPYEAHLQYLLQFMVDYNLYGCDYLDSSKTAFRSPVPEYDPGSNSSHLWHSQSVLPDSITDDPSLPRVSHCSIEVDICVQHITNRKMVKERQLHHDFIERSSPIPADLKLVYSMAGLWKDETKRRQRQMPRGKQGQSPFPVDVLVSMSADARQTEPQGWIHEDEYLEQINKLVNLELAEFDGQDPKFEDFAMQTDPNEEVHTALESVEDLFPNNLMPALGLPSNMTQSTGEPPASSIEVDEKKILQELVPDDEFFPEDSDEEVLRDLTLMGRGDEDGMEQGVTDLDPTNGDTSSTAAKPLQSSSHLIPGLCLSVLKTGSLPVMPISQELLDAAEDEGLVGRAPTVKALRSQHLIARKRQGSVVSPTSSPQKRLRYHNATPPPLAKQDGDGTANLAKSSRFRPPNQRHSQPVSLKKGSRTSHQDALATPNKTLNDVGMKDQSEDSLKIHPSQRSQRSQLSSEQSDAGKMTKAVSFDQTAHGISSKAVYPQLGMPSPIPMSSLSENEDEATKIQCAIGKVTNKSFLIYQRMPPSANQTLAFNDPNLPDVIYQDAFYSRETDVPERNREYAGREYHLESNTLPFLPDFDAEGQSSSSHGVKPDNVQGRQVLEQEQALQRHHCTWRSWEYIQPPPSRQEVAQWLSMQRRQEEANKAASQRVFSTPRGWLSQIDGPTQKNKHGFKYTQRGKSTSVEHEVQYMSTMSLEIHVNTRGKYVPNPEEDEVQCIFWACKSDEVMRISQNLPGAVHTGIIVLSVGGMARKFMHNTTRSEIIEESSELDLIVRMIEIVRTFDPDVLTGYEVHGSSWGYLIERARCKYDYNLCDEFSRMKSDSHGRFGKQSDRWGFNTTSTIRVTGRHMINIWRAMRGELNLLQYTFENVAWHVLHRRVPHYSWKTLTSWYKSGKPSDIVKIVRYYQSRAIMDIQILEANELIPRTSEQARLLGVDFFSVFSRGSQFKVESIMFRIAKPENFVFVSPNRKQVGSQNALECLPLVMEPQSAFYSSPLLVLDFQSLYPSVMIAYNYCYSTFLGRITNWRGANKMGFTDYKRQQGLLALLKDYINIAPNGMMYVKTEIRKSLLAKMLTEILETRVMVKSGMKNDKDDKVLQQLLNNRQLALKLLANVTYGYTSASFSGRMPCSEIADSIVQTGRETLERATAFIHSVERWGAEVVYGDTDSLFVYLKGRTRDQAFDIGNEIAKAITDMNPRPVKLKFEKVYHPCVLLAKKRYVGYKYESKDQVTPEFDAKGIETVRRDGTPAEQKIEEKALKLLFETADLSKIKEYFQKQCDKIMRGAVSVQDFCFAREVRLGTYSDKGPPPAGALISTKKMLEDARAEPQYGERVPYVIITGAPGARLIDRSVAPEDLLTNPHWQLDAEYYISKNLIPPLERIFNLVGANVRQWYDEMPKVQRIHQAHNQPGLKKMTLESYMRSTHCRVCNTKFADEGQTLCPACRENPAGSLFTLQTRLGAEERSYQDVLSICRTCSGLSPLEDVRCDSKDCPVFWTRTKQRTKVVGMRASTGPIIRTLADDQVELSSLEW; encoded by the coding sequence ATCAAGGCGTTATTATGAAGCGGAAATTCCAGCCCTATGAAGCTCACTTGCAGTATCTACTACAGTTCATGGTGGATTACAACTTGTATGGGTGTGACTACCTGGACTCATCTAAGACAGCGTTCCGATCCCCTGTACCCGAATATGACCCTGGATCAAACTCTTCTCACCTGTGGCATAGTCAGTCGGTGTTACCTGACAGCATCACTGATGACCCGTCTTTGCCCCGAGTCAGCCATTGCTCTATTGAGGTAGATATTTGTGTGCAACACATCACGAATcgcaaaatggtcaaggAGAGGCAACTGCATCATGATTTCATTGAGCGATCTTCTCCTATACCGGCAGATTTAAAGCTTGTTTATAGTATGGCTGGACTGTGGAAGGATGAGACCAAGCGTCGGCAACGTCAAATGCCGCGAGgcaaacaaggccaaagccCTTTCCCTGTAGATGTTTTGGTCAGTATGTCTGCTGATGCTAGGCAGACTGAGCCACAGGGTTGGATTCACGAAGATGAATACTTGGAACAAATCAACAAACTAGTCAACTTGGAGCTTGCTGAGTTTGATGGCCAGGATCCGAAGTTCGAAGACTTTGCAATGCAGACAGATCCCAACGAAGAGGTCCACACCGCTCTGGAGTCGGTTGAAGACTTATTTCCAAACAACCTTATGCCTGCACTTGGTCTCCCGTCGAACATGACGCAATCGACCGGAGAACCACCTGCCAGTAGTATTGAAGTCGATGAGAAAAAGATTCTTCAAGAACTGGTACCTGACGATGAGTTTTTTCCGGAGGACTCGGATGAAGAAGTGCTAAGGGACCTTACCCTTATGGGCCGCGGTGATGAGGACGGTATGGAACAAGGTGTGACAGACCTCGACCCAACCAATGGCGATACCTCTTCCActgcagcaaagccactGCAATCATCGTCACATCTAATACCCGGCCTCTGTCTCAGCGTTCTTAAGACCGGATCACTTCCCGTTATGCCCATTTCACAAGAACTGCTTGACGCCGCCGAGGATGAGGGACTAGTAGGAAGGGCTCCAACAGTCAAAGCCTTGCGGTCCCAGCATCTGATTGCCCGCAAGCGCCAGGGGTCGGTTGTGTCACCTACCAGCAGCCCGCAGAAGCGATTGAGATATCACAATGCCACCCCACCGCCACTGGCAAAGCAGGACGGAGACGGCACGGCCAATTTGGCCAAGTCGAGCCGTTTTAGGCCGCCCAACCAACGGCATTCACAGCCTGTGTCTCTCAAAAAAGGGTCCAGAACATCACATCAAGATGCCCTCGCTACGCCAAACAAGACTCTGAATGATGTCGGTATGAAAGATCAGAGCGAGGATAGTCTGAAAATCCACCCTAGTCAACGCAGTCAACGGAGTCAGCTCTCATCTGAGCAGAGCGATGCCGGCAAAATGACCAAGGCCGTCTCctttgaccagactgcgCATGGCATTTCTAGTAAAGCTGTTTATCCCCAGCTAGGAATGCCTTCTCCAATCCCCATGTCTAGTCTTTCtgaaaatgaagatgaagcgaCAAAGATTCAATGTGCTATAGGAAAAGTGACCAACAAGAGCTTTTTGATATACCAACGCATGCCACCGTCTGCGAACCAAACACTGGCTTTTAACGACCCTAACCTTCCTGATGTTATCTATCAAGATGCATTTTACAGTAGAGAGACAGATGTTCCAGAGCGGAATCGTGAATATGCTGGCCGAGAGTATCATCTAGAGAGCAACACCCTGCCATTTCTCCCCGATTTCGACGCAGAAGGCCAATCCTCTTCTAGCCATGGAGTCAAACCAGACAATGTCCAAGGGCGACAAGTGCTCGAGCAAGAACAGGCGCTGCAGCGTCACCACTGCACCTGGCGTAGCTGGGAATATATTCAACCACCCCCGTCGAGACAGGAAGTGGCACAGTGGCTGAGCATGCAGAGGCgacaggaagaagccaaCAAGGCCGCCTCTCAACGAGTCTTTTCCACGCCCAGAGGTTGGCTGTCTCAAATCGATGGCCCGACGCAGAAGAACAAGCATGGATTCAAGTACACGCAAAGGGGCAAATCAACAAGCGTCGAACATGAAGTGCAATACATGAGCACCATGAGCCTAGAAATTCACGTCAATACCCGAGGGAAATATGTCCCCAATcctgaagaagacgaggtCCAATGCATATTCTGGGCTTGCAAATCTGACGAAGTGATGAGAATTAGCCAGAACTTGCCGGGTGCTGTCCATACTGGGATAATAGTACTGTCTGTCGGCGGGATGGCGAGGAAATTCATGCATAACACTACACGATCTGAGATTATTGAAGAAAGCTCTGAGCTGGACCTAATCGTCCGTATGATAGAGATCGTGAGAACGTTTGACCCAGATGTTTTGACTGGGTATGAAGTTCATGGTAGTTCTTGGGGTTACTTGATCGAACGAGCGAGGTGCAAATATGATTACAATTTATGCGACGAGTTCTCGAGGATGAAAAGCGACTCACATGGACGGTTTGGCAAGCAAAGCGATCGTTGGGGTTTCAATACGACCTCGACCATTCGCGTCACCGGCCGACACATGATCAACATTTGGCGGGCCATGCGTGGCGagctcaatctcctccaatACACCTTTGAAAATGTGGCTTGGCAtgttcttcatcgtcgtGTTCCTCATTATTCTTGGAAGACGCTGACATCCTGGTATAAAAGTGGGAAGCCTAGTGATATTGTCAAAATCGTCAGGTATTATCAATCACGGGCTATTATGGATATTCAAATCCTGGAAGCCAACGAGTTGATACCCAGGACAAGTGAACAAGCTCGtctgcttggtgttgatttcTTTTCCGTGTTCTCACGGGGTTCACAGTTCAAAGTTGAGTCCATCATGTTTCGAATTGCAAAACCAGAGAACTTTGTTTTCGTGTCCCCAAACCGGAAACAAGTTGGTAGCCAGAATGCGTTGGAATGCTTGCCTCTGGTTATGGAGCCACAGAGTGCCTTTTACAGCAGCCCCCTTTTGGTGCTAGATTTTCAGAGCTTGTATCCCAGTGTTATGATTGCATACAATTACTGCTATTCGACATTTCTAGGGCGAATCACGAATTGGCGCGGTGCCAACAAGATGGGTTTCACCGACTACAAGCGCCAGCAGGGCCTTCTCGCATTGCTGAAAGACTACATCAACATTGCACCAAATGGCATGATGTATGTGAAGACTGAGATTCGCAAGTCTCTTCTCGCCAAGATGTTGACCGAGATTTTGGAGACAAGAGTCATGGTAAAGAGTGGTATGAAGAacgacaaggacgacaagGTGCTGCAACAGCTTCTAAACAATCGTCAACTGGCACTCAAGTTGTTGGCCAACGTCACATACGGGTACACCTCTGCATCGTTCTCCGGTAGGATGCCTTGCTCTGAAATAGCAGATAGCATCGTTCAGACAGGTCGAGAGACGCTTGAGCGTGCCACCGCTTTCATTCACTCGGTCGAGCGTTGGGGAGCAGAGGTCGTCTACGGTGACACGGATAGTTTGTTCGTCTACTTGAAAGGCAGAACGAGGGACCAAGCATTTGACATAGGCAACGAAATTGCAAAAGCAATCACAGACATGAACCCACGGCCAGTCAAGCTAAAATTTGAAAAGGTCTACCACCCTTGCGTGCTGCTGGCCAAAAAGCGATACGTTGGATACAAGTACGAAAGCAAAGATCAAGTTACACCTGAATTCGACGCCAAGGGTATCGAGACTGTTCGCCGAGACGGCACCCCAGCCGAGCAAAAGATTGAGGAGAAGGCTCTGAAACTGCTCTTTGAGACTGCTGATCTGAGCAAGATCAAGGAATACTTCCAGAAGCAATGTGACAAGATTATGCGAGGAGCGGTCTCTGTCCAAGACTTTTGCTTCGCAAGGGAAGTTCGATTGGGGACATATTCCGATAAAGGTCCACCACCAGCTGGTGCCCTAATCAGCACCAAGAAGATGCTCGAGGATGCTAGGGCCGAGCCTCAATACGGCGAACGGGTACCTTACGTTATCATCACAGGAGCACCTGGAGCACGGTTAATCGACCGAAGTGTCGCGCCGGAAGACCTACTCACCAACCCGCACTGGCAACTAGATGCAGAGTACTACATCTCCAAGAATCTGATCCCTCCCCTGGAGCGtatcttcaacctcgtcgGTGCCAACGTAAGGCAATGGTACGACGAGATGCCCAAAGTCCAGCGTATCCACCAAGCTCACAATCAGCCCGGGCTCAAGAAAATGACACTAGAATCATATATGCGCTCAACACATTGTCGCGTCTGCAACACCAAATTCGCCGACGAGGGCCAAACTCTCTGTCCTGCATGCCGAGAAAACCCAGCGGGATCCCTCTTCACACTTCAAACGAGGCTGGGTGCGGAGGAACGCAGCTACCAGGACGTACTGAGCATTTGTAGAACCTGCTCTGGTCTGAGTCCGCTGGAGGATGTGCGTTGCGATAGTAAAGACTGCCCCGTGTtttggacgaggacgaagcaAAGGACAAAGGTGGTAGGAATGAGAGCCTCGACCGGACCAATTATACGGACACTGGCGGATGACCAGGTTGAATTATCGAGTTTGGAATGGTGA